In one window of Syngnathus typhle isolate RoL2023-S1 ecotype Sweden linkage group LG7, RoL_Styp_1.0, whole genome shotgun sequence DNA:
- the LOC133157533 gene encoding NXPE family member 3-like produces the protein MSLKVWKYVLIILILLGIIFLVHNFTIGKNWKTNVVSPPYDNRNWNRSSNLSKSLPTLHHYRTFCPHLGKPSSPEEELEERSLLNSITWPQLPSGLASLNLVQTSDPAHSLFTIETSKIKPSWYVGDQLEVRVQLRDFKGRPKRYGGDLLLAKLHSPKYRAGVAGQVLDHKNGLYSVLFPLLWEGSAKVNIMMVHSSEAIAVLRRLRDYRPDRVYFSSFFRRGNHSERMICNMCLPPDKGPLCNYTDLHTGEPWFCHKPTLLSCETRINHLTGGYTQGIITKKEALLFQSGKNVKVTIHASKTDTINVLPPKKENVSQIQDPVKLATSGYYYQGLWRPLGGFSMHQFNNASAITQCLTNKLVYMYGDSTMRQWFEYLVSVLPNLKKVNLENPKKSGPFMAVDSTHNILVQYRFHGTPVRIQPVLISELRYIANELDGVTGGHNTVVTIGIWAHFATFPVEVYINRLRHIRKAVVRLLDRAPKTLVVVRTANPQALKQKISLYKSDWLTLQQDIVLRTMFKDLNVILVDAWQMVLAHHEPHNLHPSRVIVKTMVDMMLSYICQDGTRNNV, from the exons ATGTCCCTAAAAGTTTGGAAGTACGTACTCATCATTCTCATCTTGCTCGGAATCATCTTCCTGGTCCACAACTTTACCATTGGGAAG AACTGGAAGACTAATGTAGTGTCACCACCGTACGACAACCGGAATTGGAATCGGTCATCGAATCTCTCTAAAAGCCTCCCAACACTTCACCACTATCGCACCTTCTGTCCCCATCTGGGCAAGCCTTCATCACCCGAGGAAGAGCTGGAGGAACGTAGCCTGTTGAACTCTATCACCTGGCCCCAACTGCCCTCTGGGTTAGCATCACTCAACTTGGTTCAGACGAGTGACCCGGCCCACAGCCTGTTTACAATCGAAACCTCCAAAATCAAGCCGAGTTGGTACGTGGGCGACCAGCTAGAAGTGCGGGTCCAACTGCGCGACTTCAAGGGCCGACCCAAGCGCTATGGCGGCGATTTGCTGTTGGCCAAGTTGCATTCCCCAAAGTACAGGGCAGGTGTGGCTGGGCAAGTGTTGGACCATAAGAACGGACTTTATTCCGTTCTCTTCCCGCTGCTCTGGGAGGGCTCGGCTAAGGTTAACATCATGATGGTACACTCGAGCGAGGCCATCGCTGTGTTACGCCGGCTGAGGGACTACCGGCCCGATCGGGTGTACTTTTCCAGTTTCTTTCGCCGAGGCAATCATTCTGAGAGGATGATCTGCAACATGTGTCTGCCGCCAGACAAGGGGCCATTGTGCAACTATACGGACCTTCACACTGGTGAACCTTGGTTTTGCCACAAGCCCACACTGCTCAGCTGTGAGACCAGAATCAACCACCTCACGGGAGGCTACACCCAAGGCATCATTACTAAAAAGGAAGCTTTACTCTTTCAGAG TGGCAAGAATGTGAAAGTTACCATCCATGCGTCCAAAACTGACACTATCAACGTGCTCCCTCCTAAGAAAG AAAACGTCAGTCAAATACAGGATCCCGTGAAGCTGGCGACATCTGGGTACTACTATCAGGGCTTGTGGAGGCCATTGGGCGGTTTTTCCATGCATCAGTTTAACAACGCATCTGCCATTACTCAGTGTTTGACTAACAAGTTGGTCTACATGTATGGTGACTCCACTATGCGCCAGTGGTTCGAGTATCTTGTCAGTGTCCTTCCAA ACTTGAAGAAAGTCAACTTGGAGAATCCCAAAAAATCAGGGCCCTTCATGGCAGTGGACAGCACCCATAACATTCTGGTCCAGTACCGCTTCCATGGCACACCCGTTCGAATCCAGCCAGTCTTGATCAGCGAGTTGCGCTACATTGCTAACGAGCTGGATGGTGTGACTGGCGGTCACAACACAGTGGTGACGATTGGCATCTGGGCTCATTTTGCCACCTTCCCTGTGGAGGTGTATATAAACCGCCTTAGGCATATCCGTAAAGCCGTGGTACGACTCCTAGACCGGGCGCCGAAGACGCTGGTGGTGGTCCGCACGGCCAACCCTCAGGCTCTAAAGCAGAAAATTAGCTTGTACAAAAGTGACTGGTTGACACTCCAGCAGGACATCGTGCTTCGCACCATGTTCAAGGATCTAAATGTTATTCTGGTGGACGCCTGGCAGATGGTCTTGGCGCACCATGAACCTCACAACCTGCACCCTTCGAGAGTTATTGTCAAGACCATGGTAGACATGATGTTGTCCTACATTTGTCAAGATGGGACCAGGAACAATGTATGA
- the gins3 gene encoding DNA replication complex GINS protein PSF3 yields the protein MEAQSYFPVQPGICMEENLFSLDDILLSHERLPICTEVTFPRLGFLEKSSDSPDIPKGTKMELPLWLCKGLYEQNKRMLSIELPKVYREGWRTVFNADPNVVDLHKLGPYYYGLGSQMLRFDSPDNPEIAQTLLQTFIGRFRRTMDSSQNAYNEDTSALVERLDCLEKSLFMSGQFGLNSFQDWEKGQASQLSASTMVLNYRKRKITDVQS from the exons ATGGAAGCACAGTCTTATTTTCCCGTACAACCCGGCATATGCATGGAAGagaatttattttctttggaTGATATTTTGCTTTCGCACGAGCGACTTCCTATCTGCACTGAAGTTACTTTTCCTCGGCTTGGATTCCTCGAGAAGTCAAGCGACTCGCCTGATATTCCGAAG GGCACAAAAATGGAATTGCCTTTGTGGCTGTGCAAAGGTTTGTATGAGCAGAACAAAAGGATGCTGTCAATCGAGCTCCCTAAAGTTTATAGAGAAGGCTGGAGGACAGTGTTCAATGCAGACCCCAATGTGGTGGATCTACATAAGTTGGGGCCTTATTATTATGGCCTGGGATCTCAGATGCTGCGCTTCGACAGTCCAGACAACCCAGAAATAGCACAGACGTTGCTTCAG ACATTCATTGGGCGTTTCCGACGAACTATGGACTCTTCCCAGAATGCCTACAATGAGGACACCTCAGCGCTGGTGGAGCGTCTGGATTGTCTTGAGAAATCACTTTTCATGTCAGGGCAATTTGGCCTCAACAGCTTCCAGGACTGGGAAAAAGGACAAGCCTCTCAGCTCTCTGCTTCAACCATGGTGCTCAACTACCGCAAGAGAAAGATAACAGACGTGCAATCGTGA